In uncultured Draconibacterium sp., one genomic interval encodes:
- a CDS encoding SpoIID/LytB domain-containing protein, whose translation MSIPNIHVGIMSADKIDFNFQGEYLLVGTDHVLAGEGSVCIENEKIQLAEKEISLDKLYFVPLEKGKSEFELKDVTIGVNFHWEQKEDQKFQGALKFIIEEDKITAVNILSIEDYLISVISSEMSAKSSLDLLKAHAIISRSWLIAQIEKQDKLTDAGESYESTFKSDEEYIKWYDREDHTNFHVCADDHCQRYQGTTRSHNPNVVKAVNETAGVVLAYNGVICDARFSKCCGGIAELFENCWEPVNHPYLTAVIDNPSAPEGFETNLTVEENAVPWLKNAPEAFCNTDDEEVLKQVLNEYDWTAKDFYRWTVEYKQDELSALILKRSGNDFGKILDMIPVERGASGRLVKLKIVGSKKTLIVGKELEIRRWLSESHLYSSAFLVEKEDVVDGVPGKIILKGAGWGHGVGLCQIGAAVMGHKGYKYDEILNHYFKNIDLEKRY comes from the coding sequence ATGAGCATTCCTAATATTCACGTTGGCATAATGAGTGCCGATAAGATCGATTTTAATTTTCAGGGAGAATACCTGCTTGTCGGAACAGATCATGTTTTGGCAGGAGAGGGATCAGTTTGTATTGAAAACGAAAAGATACAGCTCGCCGAAAAGGAAATAAGTCTGGATAAATTGTATTTCGTGCCGCTTGAAAAGGGAAAGTCGGAGTTTGAACTAAAAGACGTTACCATCGGTGTAAATTTTCACTGGGAGCAAAAGGAGGATCAGAAATTTCAAGGGGCTTTGAAATTTATCATCGAAGAGGACAAAATTACTGCTGTAAATATTCTTTCGATTGAAGACTATCTGATCAGCGTGATTTCTTCGGAAATGAGTGCAAAAAGCTCGCTAGATTTGCTAAAAGCGCACGCCATAATTTCGCGCAGCTGGTTAATTGCACAAATTGAAAAGCAGGATAAACTAACCGATGCGGGAGAAAGCTATGAAAGCACTTTTAAATCTGATGAGGAGTACATAAAATGGTACGACCGCGAAGATCACACGAATTTTCATGTTTGTGCCGACGACCATTGCCAGCGCTACCAGGGAACAACGCGTTCGCATAACCCGAATGTAGTAAAAGCTGTTAATGAAACGGCCGGCGTGGTCCTTGCATATAACGGTGTGATTTGCGATGCGCGTTTCTCGAAATGTTGCGGTGGTATTGCCGAGCTTTTCGAAAATTGCTGGGAGCCGGTAAATCATCCCTACTTAACGGCTGTGATAGATAACCCGTCAGCTCCAGAAGGTTTTGAAACAAATCTTACTGTAGAAGAAAATGCAGTTCCGTGGTTAAAAAATGCACCGGAAGCGTTTTGTAATACCGACGATGAAGAGGTGCTGAAACAGGTGCTGAACGAGTACGACTGGACAGCCAAAGATTTTTACCGCTGGACAGTGGAATACAAACAAGATGAGCTTTCTGCTTTGATCCTGAAGCGCTCAGGAAATGACTTCGGAAAGATTCTGGATATGATTCCGGTGGAACGTGGCGCTTCTGGACGATTAGTAAAACTGAAAATTGTAGGATCGAAAAAAACGCTAATCGTTGGAAAGGAGCTGGAAATCCGCAGGTGGCTGAGTGAGTCGCATTTATACAGCTCGGCATTTCTGGTGGAGAAAGAGGATGTTGTTGATGGTGTGCCCGGCAAGATTATTTTGAAGGGAGCCGGTTGGGGACACGGAGTTGGCCTTTGTCAGATCGGTGCGGCCGTAATGGGCCACAAGGGCTATAAATACGATGAAATTCTAAATCATTATTTTAAAAATATTGATCTCGAAAAACGATACTAA
- a CDS encoding glycosyltransferase family 2 protein, with product MTKINCFVPAAAWSQVANMIGELQANPSVNRIFLPENVAKEAGVKAEAFSFETLTSTATVKAMAALAEDADYVLFLTKVTAVKLGQFAIERLVDTAELTGAVKVYSDYYEVKEGKLATHPVIDYQEGSLRDDFNFGPLVLYKADALKKAVQNMTQDFEHAGMYYLRLKVAQQGELFRIPEFLYTIDETDNRKSGQKIFDYVDPKNRQVQVEMEQAATEHLKDVGAWLSPDFTPVELNEKAFGKKASVIIPVRNREKTIADAIESVLMQKTDFDFNLIIIDNHSTDKTTSIIKSFAEKDERVVHIIPVREDLGIGGCWNLGVHDSRCGMIAMQLDSDDIYKDENTLQKVVDVFEAEKCAMVVGTYQLVNFDLEEIPPGIIDHKEWTPDNGKNNALRINGLGAPRAFYTPVLRDVKIPNTSYGEDYAVGLAISRDYQIGRIYDNLYLCRRWDDNSDAALDIVKMNAHNTYKDRIRTIELKARQRKNRG from the coding sequence ATGACTAAAATTAACTGTTTCGTACCCGCCGCAGCATGGTCGCAAGTGGCGAATATGATTGGTGAATTGCAGGCCAATCCTTCAGTAAATAGAATATTTTTACCCGAAAATGTGGCCAAAGAAGCCGGTGTAAAAGCAGAAGCTTTTTCGTTTGAAACACTAACTTCTACTGCAACGGTAAAAGCTATGGCTGCTTTAGCTGAAGACGCCGATTACGTTTTATTTCTAACGAAAGTAACTGCCGTAAAACTGGGGCAATTTGCCATCGAGCGTTTGGTGGACACCGCAGAATTAACTGGTGCCGTAAAAGTGTATTCCGATTATTATGAGGTAAAAGAGGGCAAGCTGGCAACGCATCCGGTGATTGATTACCAGGAAGGTAGTTTGCGCGATGACTTTAATTTTGGTCCGCTGGTGTTGTATAAGGCCGATGCGTTAAAAAAAGCTGTACAAAATATGACACAGGATTTTGAACATGCCGGAATGTATTACCTGCGTTTAAAGGTGGCGCAGCAAGGCGAATTGTTCCGCATTCCTGAATTTTTATATACCATTGACGAGACCGATAACCGCAAAAGCGGCCAGAAAATATTTGACTATGTAGATCCGAAAAACCGGCAGGTGCAGGTTGAAATGGAGCAGGCCGCAACCGAACATTTAAAAGATGTTGGCGCCTGGTTAAGTCCTGATTTTACTCCGGTCGAGTTGAATGAAAAGGCTTTTGGAAAAAAAGCTTCGGTAATCATTCCGGTGCGAAACCGAGAAAAAACAATCGCAGATGCAATCGAGTCGGTGCTAATGCAGAAAACAGATTTCGATTTTAACCTGATCATTATTGATAATCACTCTACTGATAAAACCACTTCAATCATTAAATCTTTTGCTGAAAAAGATGAGCGTGTGGTACATATTATCCCGGTTCGTGAAGATCTTGGTATTGGCGGATGTTGGAACCTTGGTGTTCACGATTCGCGATGTGGAATGATCGCCATGCAGTTGGACAGCGACGATATTTATAAAGACGAAAATACACTGCAAAAAGTGGTTGATGTTTTTGAAGCCGAGAAATGCGCTATGGTTGTGGGAACCTATCAGCTGGTGAATTTCGATTTGGAAGAAATACCACCTGGTATTATCGACCATAAAGAGTGGACACCAGACAATGGAAAAAACAATGCTTTACGAATTAACGGTTTAGGTGCGCCGCGTGCTTTCTACACGCCGGTGCTGCGCGATGTGAAAATTCCGAATACCAGCTACGGTGAAGACTATGCTGTTGGTCTGGCTATTTCAAGAGATTACCAGATCGGCCGTATTTACGACAATCTTTACCTGTGCCGCCGCTGGGACGATAACTCGGATGCTGCGCTGGATATTGTGAAAATGAATGCACACAATACCTACAAAGACAGGATTCGTACTATTGAATTAAAAGCCCGTCAAAGGAAAAACAGAGGATAA
- a CDS encoding DUF4922 domain-containing protein: MNSISKQIRQLLSDQKTEWELAGKNFAGLENVQMREFQFEGFSVKVQFNPGRIVSSAAKVDKKSIESRPCFLCAANRPAEQRGVTFGDYEVLVNPFPIFPEHFTIPAFAHTLQQIKGNFGNMLDLAQAMEGFTLFYNGPKCGASAPDHFHFQAGNAGFMPLDEGTAALKEKYGDDWEKDDVNYSAIKDGLRNFLVLESANKMVLINAFAHIYSALEDSQSDEEPMLNILARYNENGWIILVFPRALHRPSQYFAEGEENILISPASVDMGGVLITPQEKDFLKIGKADIESILKQVLLPEDQFDKLIVKLKQ; the protein is encoded by the coding sequence ATGAATTCAATTTCAAAACAAATAAGACAACTCCTTTCCGATCAGAAAACAGAATGGGAACTGGCGGGAAAGAACTTCGCCGGACTGGAAAACGTGCAGATGCGCGAATTTCAGTTTGAAGGATTTTCGGTAAAAGTGCAGTTTAATCCCGGACGAATTGTTTCGTCGGCAGCCAAAGTGGATAAAAAATCGATTGAATCCCGGCCGTGTTTTTTGTGTGCCGCAAATCGTCCGGCCGAGCAGCGTGGAGTGACTTTTGGCGATTACGAGGTCTTGGTAAATCCATTCCCGATATTCCCTGAGCATTTTACCATTCCGGCTTTTGCCCACACACTTCAGCAAATAAAAGGAAACTTTGGCAACATGCTCGATCTGGCACAGGCAATGGAAGGTTTTACCTTGTTTTACAACGGACCCAAATGCGGTGCGTCGGCACCCGATCATTTTCATTTTCAGGCCGGGAACGCAGGTTTTATGCCGCTGGATGAAGGAACAGCCGCATTAAAAGAAAAATATGGTGATGATTGGGAAAAAGATGATGTGAATTACAGCGCCATAAAAGATGGACTTCGCAACTTTTTGGTGCTGGAGTCGGCCAATAAAATGGTCTTGATTAATGCATTTGCACACATCTATTCAGCGCTTGAAGATTCACAAAGTGATGAGGAACCGATGCTGAATATTCTGGCCCGATATAACGAAAACGGCTGGATAATCCTGGTATTTCCACGTGCCTTACATCGTCCGTCGCAGTATTTTGCCGAAGGTGAGGAGAATATTCTGATCAGTCCGGCTTCGGTTGATATGGGTGGTGTTTTAATTACACCACAGGAGAAGGATTTTTTGAAGATCGGGAAAGCCGATATTGAAAGTATACTAAAACAGGTTTTGTTGCCTGAAGATCAATTTGATAAGCTAATCGTAAAACTTAAACAATGA